Genomic DNA from Vicinamibacterales bacterium:
AGAGCTTGACAAGTGGTATATCGACGAGTTCGGTGAAACCGCCGCGTTATCGCCGATCCGTCCGTCGTGGTATCAGGCGGGCGGCGGCGGACAGCAGGGTCAAGAGGGCCCACCGGCGCGTGGGACCGGCCGCGCGTTCCGTGATGGCTTTTCCCTGGCTGAGATGCCGGCGAAACCAACATTGGTCGATTTCTATAAGTATCGCTTCGCGCCGGCGCAGCATGTCATCCGCAGTGCTTCCCACGCACTCAAGGAAGGTCACCCCGAACGGACTGTCATGGCGTGCTTGTTGCATGATGTGGCGCAGGCACTCGTTCGGTCTGACCATGGTTGGTGGGGTGGCCAGTTGTTTGAACCGTATGTGGACGAGCGGGTTAGTTGGGGCGTCCGCTACCACCAGCCGCTCCGTTTCTTCCCAGACCCTGCGGTCGGCTACGAATATCCGGAGTTCTACAATCGGATCTTTGGCGTCGATTACGAAGTAGACGACTACATCAAAGAAGCATACAAGTTTGCTCGCGGCCACAAGTGGTACATGGAAGCACGTTTCGTCACGATGAACGACGAGTACGGCTTCGACCCCAACGTGCCGGTGTCGCTTGAACCGTTCATTGACATCATCGGACGTCAGTTCAAACAGCCAAAAGAAGGTCTCGGCAATGACAATAGTCCGTCGGCCCACATGTGGCGGACGATTATTAATCCGAATCGACCCCTTTAAAATGGGTCCGTACAGTAAAAAAAAGGCCGAGGCATACGCCTCGGCCTTTTTTCTGTACGGTATATAGGAAAAACTATCCTCGGAGCACTACTCTAGTAGTCCTGCCGCCCGTGCCCATCGATATTTCGCCCCCAGTACGTTGACCGGAAGTTGCGTCGTATACGGATACGCCACGATCCCCCGATCGTAGAGGTATTCCGAAGCTTCTTCCACCTCGACGTCGCCGACGAGCGATGCCACGATCGGCTTGTGAATCCCCTTGGCGCGCGCCTCTTCTACGACTTCTGAGGCAAGCTTCGCGAAGACCATCGGCGGCGTAACGATCGTATGCCAGTAGCCTAAAATAAGCGCATGGACGCGATCGTCTTCCAAACCTAGCTTGATCGTATTCCGGTAAGTAATCGGTGGCTCACCACCAGTAATGTCCACCGGGTTACCCGCTGCACCAAACGGTGGGATGAATTCCCGAAACGCCGCGTCCAAGTCCTTCGGCATGCTCATCAATTGCAGGCCATTATCGATGCATGCGTCTGACAAGAGCACGCCAGAACCACCTGCGCCGGTAATGATGATGATGTTCTCCCCCTGCGGCGTCGGCAGGACCGGTAGCCCACGCGCAAACTGCAGCATGTCGTTTAGCGTTCGCGCACGGATCACACCCGACTGCCGCAGCACGTCATCATAAACCTTATCGTTGCCGGCCAAGGCACCGGTGTGCGACGCGGCGGCCCGTGCACCCAGTGCCGTTCGTCCCGCCTTAAGCACCACAACAGGCTTTTGTTTCGATACACGCTGAGCCACCTCGGCGAAGGCGCGACCATCCTTCAAATCTTCAACGTGCATAGCAATCACTTGCGTGTTGTC
This window encodes:
- a CDS encoding HD domain-containing protein, which produces MEVNRRKFMASVGGVAAVELMSPENRAEAVEHFASTELDKWYIDEFGETAALSPIRPSWYQAGGGGQQGQEGPPARGTGRAFRDGFSLAEMPAKPTLVDFYKYRFAPAQHVIRSASHALKEGHPERTVMACLLHDVAQALVRSDHGWWGGQLFEPYVDERVSWGVRYHQPLRFFPDPAVGYEYPEFYNRIFGVDYEVDDYIKEAYKFARGHKWYMEARFVTMNDEYGFDPNVPVSLEPFIDIIGRQFKQPKEGLGNDNSPSAHMWRTIINPNRPL